One Elaeis guineensis isolate ETL-2024a chromosome 10, EG11, whole genome shotgun sequence genomic window carries:
- the LOC140852078 gene encoding uncharacterized protein, whose amino-acid sequence MDSIKSDDVFDEWELCLDDFVDGKSIHFKQKEFNATFTCEECRAAADAGITSGSKSGSVDNKMHVVLVIVISALVSVIAAAGTVGAYRYWQKRKREQEQARFLKLFEDGDDIEDELGLGQI is encoded by the exons ATGGACAGTATAAAATCTGATGATGTTTTTGATGAGTGGGAACTGTGTCTTGATGATTTTGTTGATGGCAAATCTATACATTTTAAGCAGAAGGAGTTCAATGCCACATTCACATGCGAGGAGTGTAGAGCTGCTGCTG ATGCTGGTATAACTTCTGGCTCAAAGAGTGGATCTGTTGACAACAAAATGCATGTGGTTCTAGTGATAGTTATCAGTGCATTGGTTTCTGTTATAGCTGCTGCTGGAACTGTTGGTGCATACAGATACTggcagaagaggaagagggaacaAGAACAGGCTCGATTTCTAAAGCTTTTTGAAGACGGAGATGACATCGAAGATGAACTTGGTCTAGGGCAGATATAA